Proteins encoded together in one Streptomyces sp. TLI_171 window:
- a CDS encoding oxidoreductase yields the protein MLAYAELSEIEQRVWDGFTAGDPVDLRPDGAQLEDPRDGVAWGAERTVRAEALHAMLTAGGSGALRLTGARITGRLDLADTAVPHAVNLHGCHFDRPVVLRGAQLRSTGLVGCWLPGLDGWLLRVDGNLFFENSVIDGRLTLTRAHITGELRLSGVQLTARELVGVDPEDPAAQPAGDVWALWAGGLVMEGGLFGRHGLRVRGGLRLVGAQLGGGLFLEGAELHNPCGDALSGEDLSTGTMVLADGFRAHGPIRLPGATVRSRLSLHDATLDGGRRGDRSDRGGAEVALDAQRLRAGELRLTTATTPVGAVDLQEAQVTVLHDHARSWPADTRLDGFTYTSIHPESDANSLAHRLAWLAALPGYAPQPYEQLATWYRKIGHDDDARRVLLARQRRRRRTLALPGRIWGRLLDATVGYGYRPWQAGVWLLVLTAIGTTLFGTGPRPVPSGQGTPFNPLVYTLDLLVPIGGFGQRSGWYWTDYRQGVGYLLIAAGWVLTTAAVAGVTRALNRT from the coding sequence GTGCTGGCGTACGCCGAACTGAGCGAGATCGAACAGCGGGTCTGGGACGGCTTCACGGCCGGCGACCCGGTGGACCTGCGGCCGGACGGCGCGCAGCTGGAGGACCCGCGGGACGGGGTGGCCTGGGGCGCCGAACGCACCGTCCGCGCCGAGGCGCTGCACGCGATGCTCACCGCGGGCGGCAGCGGCGCCCTGCGACTGACCGGCGCGCGGATCACCGGCCGCCTCGACCTCGCCGACACGGCCGTCCCGCACGCCGTCAACCTGCACGGCTGCCACTTCGACCGGCCGGTGGTGCTGCGCGGCGCCCAGCTGCGCTCGACCGGCCTGGTCGGCTGCTGGCTGCCCGGACTGGACGGCTGGCTGCTCCGGGTGGACGGCAACCTGTTCTTCGAGAACTCCGTCATCGACGGCCGGCTCACCCTCACCCGCGCCCACATCACCGGCGAGCTGCGCCTGTCGGGCGTGCAACTGACCGCCCGTGAACTGGTCGGCGTCGACCCCGAGGACCCGGCGGCGCAGCCGGCCGGCGACGTGTGGGCGCTGTGGGCCGGCGGCCTGGTCATGGAGGGCGGCCTGTTCGGCCGGCACGGCCTGCGGGTGCGCGGCGGCCTGCGCCTGGTCGGCGCCCAGCTCGGCGGCGGCCTGTTCCTGGAGGGCGCCGAACTGCACAACCCGTGCGGCGACGCGCTCAGCGGCGAGGACCTCAGCACCGGCACCATGGTGCTCGCCGACGGCTTCCGCGCCCACGGCCCGATCCGGCTGCCCGGCGCGACCGTCCGCAGCCGGCTCTCGCTGCACGACGCCACCCTGGACGGCGGCCGGCGTGGCGACCGCAGCGACCGCGGCGGGGCGGAGGTCGCACTGGACGCTCAGCGCCTGCGGGCCGGCGAACTGCGGCTCACCACCGCGACCACCCCCGTCGGCGCCGTCGACCTGCAGGAGGCGCAGGTCACCGTGCTGCACGACCACGCCCGCAGCTGGCCCGCCGACACCCGCCTCGACGGCTTCACCTACACCTCGATCCACCCCGAGAGCGACGCCAACAGCCTCGCCCACCGCCTCGCCTGGCTGGCCGCACTTCCCGGCTACGCCCCCCAGCCGTACGAGCAACTCGCCACCTGGTACCGGAAGATCGGCCACGACGACGACGCCCGCCGGGTCCTGCTCGCCCGGCAGCGCCGCCGCCGGCGCACCCTGGCGCTGCCCGGCCGGATCTGGGGGCGGCTGCTGGACGCCACCGTCGGCTACGGCTACCGCCCCTGGCAGGCCGGCGTCTGGCTGCTGGTGCTCACGGCCATCGGCACCACCCTGTTCGGCACCGGGCCGCGGCCCGTCCCGTCCGGGCAGGGCACGCCGTTCAACCCGCTGGTGTACACCCTCGACCTGCTGGTGCCGATCGGCGGCTTCGGACAGCGTTCCGGCTGGTACTGGACCGACTACCGGCAGGGCGTCGGCTACCTGCTGATCGCCGCCGGCTGGGTGCTCACCACCGCCGCCGTGGCCGGCGTCACCCGCGCGCTCAACCGGACCTGA
- a CDS encoding acyl carrier protein — protein MNPEISYEELATLIKTRAGVQVTVDELADPGCMFLDLGVDSLGVLGVLSDLENRYGVAIDSSDLLGRPVAEFLQTVNSSVKAGA, from the coding sequence ATGAACCCCGAGATCTCCTACGAGGAACTCGCCACCCTGATCAAGACCAGGGCCGGCGTGCAGGTCACCGTCGACGAACTCGCCGACCCCGGCTGCATGTTCCTGGACCTCGGCGTCGACTCGCTGGGCGTGCTGGGCGTCCTCTCCGACCTGGAGAACCGCTACGGCGTCGCCATCGACTCCTCCGACCTGCTCGGCCGCCCCGTCGCCGAGTTCCTGCAGACCGTCAACTCCTCCGTGAAGGCTGGTGCCTGA
- a CDS encoding TcmI family type II polyketide cyclase: MHRALIVARMKPGTADHIAGVFADSDRGELPGLIGVSSRSLFQFGDVYLHLIESERPAGPEVAKYAAHPEFRDISERLAVYVDAYDPATWRSPKDAMAHEFYRWER, encoded by the coding sequence ATGCACCGCGCCCTGATCGTGGCCCGGATGAAACCCGGCACCGCCGACCACATCGCCGGCGTCTTCGCCGACTCCGACCGCGGCGAACTGCCCGGCCTGATCGGCGTCAGCAGCCGCAGCCTGTTCCAGTTCGGCGACGTCTACCTGCACCTCATCGAGTCCGAGCGCCCCGCCGGACCCGAGGTCGCCAAGTACGCCGCCCACCCCGAGTTCCGCGACATCAGCGAACGCCTGGCCGTCTACGTCGACGCCTACGACCCGGCGACCTGGCGCAGCCCCAAGGACGCCATGGCGCACGAGTTCTACCGCTGGGAACGCTGA
- the accB gene encoding acetyl-CoA carboxylase biotin carboxyl carrier protein: protein MTVEVKPEAPRGRITLIGDGSTGDPVADLTALCRSVAELARTTTRPPSRIRLEHLGTAVEVEWATAAAHLTAEQPAAEPAGGLIAAEDGAHHVGAPMVGTFYRSPEPGAPPFVAVGDTVTPGQPIGILEVMKMMSPVEADVAGRVVEILVDDGASVEFQQPLIAVEPV from the coding sequence ATGACCGTCGAGGTGAAACCCGAGGCCCCGCGCGGGCGGATCACCCTGATCGGCGACGGCAGCACCGGCGACCCCGTCGCCGACCTCACCGCGCTGTGCCGCAGCGTCGCCGAACTCGCCCGCACCACCACCCGGCCGCCCAGCCGGATCCGGCTGGAACACCTCGGCACCGCCGTCGAGGTCGAATGGGCGACCGCCGCCGCGCACCTGACCGCCGAGCAGCCCGCCGCCGAACCCGCCGGCGGCCTGATCGCCGCCGAGGACGGCGCCCACCACGTGGGCGCGCCGATGGTCGGCACCTTCTACCGCTCGCCCGAACCCGGCGCTCCGCCGTTCGTCGCCGTCGGCGACACCGTGACCCCCGGCCAGCCGATCGGCATCCTCGAAGTGATGAAGATGATGAGCCCCGTCGAGGCCGACGTCGCCGGGCGGGTGGTGGAGATCCTGGTCGACGACGGGGCCTCCGTGGAGTTCCAGCAGCCGCTGATCGCCGTCGAGCCGGTCTAG
- a CDS encoding alpha/beta-hydrolase family protein: protein MGEQVDTAGEQETAPRIVRRWPSWSALVGAVVCYCLSFTPSLLPRPWYLQAAAGAITALFGYGFGAFFGFVARECRLLPPDRVRRAGWWLLAVAGGGAVLTVTAWSVRWQGDLRRAVGMDPRIGWWQWALVLPIALLLGALLVLAARAVRLGTRWVRGILGRAVPGWAAAAGAAALATVLVVGFVEGFLLRSLLDLAERGAALTDRSTSPGIVRPTRSTLSGSPDSYESWASLGAKGRDFVGSAPTAAEISAFTGHPAQDPVRAYVGLRSGDGSGFAEGARTSAGLKERAGRAVAELERAGGFERKVLVVLGTTGSGWVNERIAQPVEYLYGGDSAEVAYQYSYLPSWISFLTEGDATDAGRALYDAVRAHWSQLPADHRPRLLVAGESLGSYATERAFPGGVPQLAEQTGGALLVGPTPDNPLRAEVTDHREPGSPVWRPLYQDGQTVRFAQRPGDFAVPAAGWGRPRVVYLQNGTDPVVWWEPTLIWREPAWLNGERAYDVSPTMRWYPLVTFWQVTCDLAASEAVPEGHGHRYGLMPAEAWARIAPPDGWTAQDTDRLVAYLADRLA from the coding sequence GTGGGGGAGCAGGTCGACACGGCAGGGGAGCAGGAGACCGCGCCGCGGATCGTACGGCGGTGGCCGAGTTGGAGCGCGCTGGTGGGCGCGGTGGTGTGCTACTGCCTGTCCTTCACCCCGTCGTTGTTGCCCCGGCCCTGGTACCTGCAGGCCGCCGCCGGGGCGATCACCGCCCTGTTCGGGTACGGGTTCGGGGCGTTCTTCGGCTTCGTCGCGCGGGAGTGCCGGCTGCTGCCCCCGGACCGGGTGCGGCGGGCCGGATGGTGGCTGCTCGCCGTCGCCGGGGGCGGCGCGGTGCTGACGGTCACCGCGTGGAGCGTGCGCTGGCAGGGCGACCTGCGGCGGGCCGTCGGCATGGACCCGCGGATCGGCTGGTGGCAGTGGGCCCTGGTGCTGCCGATCGCCCTGCTGCTCGGCGCCCTGCTGGTGCTGGCCGCCCGCGCCGTGCGGCTCGGCACCCGGTGGGTGCGCGGCATCCTCGGCCGCGCCGTGCCCGGCTGGGCCGCCGCTGCCGGAGCCGCCGCGCTCGCCACCGTGCTGGTGGTCGGCTTCGTCGAGGGCTTCCTGCTGCGCAGCCTGCTCGACCTCGCCGAACGCGGCGCCGCCCTGACGGACCGTTCGACCTCGCCCGGCATCGTCCGGCCGACCCGCAGCACGCTCTCCGGCAGCCCCGACTCGTACGAGAGCTGGGCCAGCCTCGGCGCCAAGGGCCGCGACTTCGTCGGCAGCGCCCCCACGGCCGCCGAGATCAGCGCCTTCACCGGCCACCCCGCACAGGACCCGGTGCGGGCCTACGTCGGACTGCGGTCGGGCGACGGCAGCGGCTTCGCCGAGGGCGCCCGGACCAGTGCCGGACTGAAGGAACGCGCGGGGCGGGCGGTCGCCGAACTGGAGCGGGCCGGCGGATTCGAACGCAAGGTCCTGGTGGTGCTGGGCACCACCGGAAGCGGCTGGGTCAACGAGCGGATCGCCCAACCCGTCGAGTACCTGTACGGCGGCGACAGCGCCGAGGTCGCCTACCAGTACTCGTACCTGCCGAGCTGGATCTCCTTCCTCACCGAGGGCGACGCCACCGACGCCGGGCGGGCGCTGTACGACGCGGTCCGCGCGCACTGGTCGCAGCTGCCCGCGGACCACCGCCCCCGCCTGCTGGTCGCCGGCGAGAGCCTCGGCTCCTACGCCACCGAACGCGCCTTCCCCGGCGGCGTCCCCCAACTGGCCGAGCAGACCGGCGGCGCGCTGCTGGTCGGACCCACCCCCGACAACCCGCTGCGCGCCGAGGTGACGGACCACCGGGAGCCCGGCAGCCCCGTCTGGCGGCCCCTCTACCAGGACGGGCAGACCGTGCGGTTCGCCCAGCGGCCCGGCGACTTCGCGGTCCCGGCCGCGGGGTGGGGCCGCCCCCGGGTGGTCTACCTGCAGAACGGCACCGATCCCGTGGTGTGGTGGGAGCCCACCCTGATCTGGCGCGAACCCGCCTGGCTGAACGGCGAACGCGCCTACGACGTCTCGCCGACCATGCGCTGGTACCCCCTGGTGACGTTCTGGCAGGTCACCTGCGACCTGGCCGCCTCCGAGGCGGTGCCCGAGGGGCACGGGCACCGCTACGGGCTGATGCCCGCCGAGGCGTGGGCCCGGATCGCCCCGCCCGACGGGTGGACCGCGCAGGACACCGACCGACTGGTGGCCTACCTGGCGGACCGCCTCGCCTGA
- a CDS encoding methyltransferase: MTSAPTAPTTATSATSTSAPPLSVPPAMLLRELVFGAACAGAVRAAASLRLPDALDEQPATAEQLAERLGVEPGPLRRLLRALACYEVFAEDADGRYRHTPLSRLLRADEAGSLRDIALWCTEPWTWQSWSRLDDAVRTGRSVFSDTFGKEFFQYLHDDAPESAALFNRAMTQSSRQSAQDLAGFLDLTGISSVADIGGGQGQVVAELLERHPDLRGTLLDLPKVVEHADPRLLPGGALADRASLVPGDCRVAIPVQADLYLVKNILEWDDESTRRTLRNLRDVARPGAKVVIVENLVDDSPSMRFTTAMDLLLLLNVGGAKHTRGSLTGLITEAGLRLDGVAPVNPYLHAFSCTVQ, from the coding sequence ATGACCTCCGCTCCGACCGCCCCCACCACCGCGACCTCCGCGACCTCCACCTCCGCACCTCCGCTGTCCGTGCCGCCCGCGATGCTGCTGCGCGAGCTGGTGTTCGGCGCCGCCTGCGCGGGCGCGGTCCGCGCCGCCGCCAGCCTGCGGCTGCCCGACGCGCTCGACGAGCAGCCCGCCACCGCCGAGCAGCTCGCCGAGCGGCTGGGCGTCGAACCCGGCCCGCTGCGCCGCCTGCTGCGGGCGCTGGCCTGCTACGAGGTGTTCGCCGAGGATGCCGACGGCCGCTACCGGCACACCCCGCTGTCGCGGCTGCTGCGCGCCGACGAGGCGGGCAGCCTGCGCGACATCGCGCTGTGGTGCACCGAGCCGTGGACCTGGCAGTCCTGGTCGCGGCTGGACGACGCGGTGCGCACCGGCCGCAGCGTGTTCAGCGACACCTTCGGCAAGGAGTTCTTCCAGTACCTGCACGACGACGCGCCGGAGAGCGCCGCGCTGTTCAACCGGGCGATGACCCAGTCCAGCCGCCAGTCCGCGCAGGACCTGGCCGGGTTCCTCGACCTGACCGGCATCAGCTCGGTCGCGGACATCGGCGGCGGCCAGGGCCAGGTGGTGGCCGAGCTGCTGGAGCGGCACCCCGACCTGCGGGGCACCCTGCTGGACCTGCCGAAGGTGGTCGAGCACGCCGATCCGCGGCTGCTGCCGGGCGGCGCGCTCGCGGACCGGGCCAGCCTGGTGCCGGGCGACTGCCGGGTGGCGATCCCGGTGCAGGCCGACCTGTACCTGGTGAAGAACATCCTGGAGTGGGACGACGAGTCCACCCGCCGCACCCTGCGCAACCTGCGCGACGTGGCCCGCCCCGGCGCCAAGGTGGTGATCGTGGAGAACCTGGTCGACGACTCCCCCTCGATGCGGTTCACCACCGCGATGGACCTGCTGCTGCTGCTCAACGTCGGCGGCGCCAAGCACACCCGCGGCAGCCTGACCGGCCTGATCACCGAGGCCGGCCTGCGGCTGGACGGCGTCGCCCCGGTCAACCCGTACCTGCACGCCTTCTCCTGCACCGTGCAGTAG
- a CDS encoding acetyl/propionyl/methylcrotonyl-CoA carboxylase subunit alpha, with protein sequence MFSTVLIANRGEIALRIARTCRELGIRTVAVHSTADRDSAVVRFADRAVHLGPSAAKASYLHIPSIIEAARLTGAEAVHPGYGFLSEDPDFAEICEANGLTFIGPPPHVMEQLGDKAVARRLMGEAGLPVLPGSVGAVRSPAEARETAAAVGYPVILKAVAGGGGRGMAVVRDPSDMAGAYQETRAHARAVFGDERLYLERYVDGARHIEVQVLCDTHGNAVHLAERDCSVQRRHQKLIEESPAPNLPDPLRREICAAAVRGALAVGYVGAATFEFVLAPDDSFYLMEVNCRLQVEHPVTEMVTGIDLVREQLTIAAGERLTLRQDAVRPRGVAVEARVNAEDPDRGFLPTPGLLTEFVPPGGPFVRVDTHAYPGWLIGPDYDSLLAKTVAWAPDREQAIARLDRALDEFRIDGPGVRTTTGYLRRVLADPRFRAGRHTTGLVAELAATV encoded by the coding sequence ATGTTCTCCACCGTGCTGATCGCCAACCGCGGCGAGATCGCCCTGCGGATCGCCCGCACCTGCCGGGAGCTGGGCATCCGCACCGTCGCCGTGCACTCCACCGCCGACCGCGACTCGGCGGTGGTCCGTTTCGCCGACCGGGCCGTCCACCTGGGACCGTCCGCCGCCAAGGCCAGCTACCTGCACATCCCGTCCATCATCGAGGCGGCCCGGCTCACCGGCGCCGAGGCCGTCCACCCCGGCTACGGCTTCCTCTCCGAGGACCCCGACTTCGCCGAGATCTGCGAGGCCAACGGCCTGACCTTCATCGGGCCGCCGCCGCACGTGATGGAACAGCTCGGGGACAAGGCCGTCGCCCGCCGCCTGATGGGCGAGGCCGGACTGCCCGTGCTGCCCGGCTCGGTCGGCGCCGTCCGCAGTCCCGCCGAGGCCCGCGAGACCGCCGCCGCCGTCGGCTACCCCGTCATCCTCAAGGCGGTGGCCGGCGGCGGCGGTCGCGGCATGGCCGTCGTCCGGGACCCCTCCGACATGGCCGGCGCCTACCAGGAGACCCGCGCGCACGCCCGCGCCGTGTTCGGCGACGAACGGCTCTACCTGGAACGCTACGTCGACGGCGCCCGGCACATCGAGGTGCAGGTGCTGTGCGACACCCACGGCAACGCCGTCCACCTCGCCGAACGCGACTGCTCCGTGCAGCGTCGGCACCAGAAGCTGATCGAGGAGTCCCCGGCGCCCAACCTGCCGGACCCGCTGCGCCGCGAGATCTGCGCCGCCGCCGTGCGCGGTGCGCTCGCCGTCGGCTACGTCGGCGCCGCCACCTTCGAGTTCGTGCTCGCCCCCGACGACTCGTTCTACCTGATGGAGGTCAACTGCCGCCTGCAGGTCGAACACCCCGTCACCGAGATGGTCACCGGCATCGACCTGGTCCGCGAGCAGCTCACCATCGCCGCCGGCGAGCGCCTGACGCTCCGCCAGGACGCCGTCCGCCCGCGCGGGGTCGCCGTCGAGGCCCGGGTCAACGCCGAGGACCCCGACCGGGGCTTCCTGCCCACCCCCGGGCTGCTCACCGAGTTCGTCCCGCCCGGCGGCCCGTTCGTGCGGGTCGACACCCACGCCTACCCGGGCTGGCTGATCGGCCCCGACTACGACTCGCTGCTGGCCAAGACCGTCGCCTGGGCGCCCGACCGGGAGCAGGCGATCGCCCGCCTGGACCGCGCGCTCGACGAGTTCCGGATCGACGGCCCGGGCGTCCGCACCACCACCGGCTACCTGCGCCGCGTCCTCGCCGACCCGCGCTTCCGGGCCGGCCGTCACACCACCGGCCTGGTGGCGGAGCTGGCCGCCACCGTCTGA
- a CDS encoding nitrous oxide reductase family maturation protein NosD, which yields MTALFAPARPRTRLAAVLLSCACTVPALLAVAPAAAAPTGPSVHRVAPGSSVQAAVDAARPGDVVELAAGSYPGSVTLTTDRVTLRGQGARTVLVPDPADRSACAAAGNGLCVSGSSDAQGAPVRRLSGVLVEGLAVAGFAHNGITAAVTDGLTVRQVVARENGLQGISVEMSTRTVLTDNEARDNGQAGIFVANWYDRKGGALDTLGTEVSANRLTGNRIGLQLRRVRDLTVQANLASGNCGGVFVVGDDGVPRAGALTVRDNVVRANNRYCPPNPRLDFVQGTGILLTGTEDVTVTGNQISDHTGASPMSGGIVLYPSVVGAPNARATVTGNALRDDLPADLADRDPKGTGNVFTDNACRTSEPSGHC from the coding sequence ATGACTGCTCTCTTCGCCCCGGCGCGCCCGCGTACCCGCCTCGCCGCCGTTCTGCTGTCCTGCGCCTGCACGGTGCCCGCCCTGCTGGCCGTCGCCCCCGCGGCGGCCGCACCGACCGGGCCGAGCGTGCACCGGGTCGCACCCGGTTCCTCGGTCCAGGCCGCGGTGGACGCGGCCCGCCCGGGCGACGTGGTCGAGCTCGCCGCGGGCAGCTACCCCGGCAGCGTCACCCTGACCACCGACCGGGTGACGCTGCGCGGGCAGGGCGCCCGCACCGTGCTGGTCCCCGACCCGGCCGATCGGAGCGCGTGCGCGGCGGCCGGCAACGGGCTGTGCGTGTCCGGCAGTTCGGACGCCCAGGGCGCGCCGGTGCGCCGCCTGTCCGGGGTGCTGGTGGAGGGTCTCGCGGTGGCGGGCTTCGCGCACAACGGGATCACCGCGGCCGTCACCGACGGTCTGACGGTGCGCCAGGTGGTGGCCCGCGAGAACGGGCTGCAGGGCATCAGTGTCGAGATGTCGACCCGGACGGTGCTGACCGACAACGAGGCGCGCGACAACGGCCAGGCGGGGATCTTCGTCGCCAACTGGTACGACCGCAAGGGCGGCGCGCTGGACACCCTGGGCACCGAGGTGTCCGCGAACCGGCTGACCGGCAACCGGATCGGCCTGCAGCTGCGCCGGGTCCGCGACCTGACGGTGCAGGCCAACCTGGCGTCCGGGAACTGCGGCGGGGTGTTCGTGGTCGGCGACGACGGCGTGCCGCGGGCGGGTGCGCTGACCGTCCGGGACAACGTCGTGCGCGCCAACAACCGGTACTGCCCGCCCAATCCGCGCCTGGACTTCGTGCAGGGCACCGGCATCCTGCTGACCGGCACCGAGGACGTCACCGTCACCGGCAACCAGATCTCCGACCACACCGGTGCCTCCCCCATGTCGGGCGGCATCGTGCTGTACCCGAGCGTGGTCGGCGCCCCGAACGCCCGGGCCACCGTCACCGGCAACGCGCTGCGCGACGACCTGCCCGCCGACCTCGCCGACCGCGACCCCAAGGGCACCGGCAACGTCTTCACCGACAACGCCTGCCGCACCTCCGAACCCTCCGGCCACTGCTGA
- a CDS encoding SRPBCC family protein: MPGHTDNTIVIDAPVDLVWDMTNDLENWPQLFSEYASVEVLDRQGELVRFRLTMHPDENGQVWSWVSERETDRDKLAVRARRVEPGPFEFMEIRWEYEEVPQGTRMRWIQDFAMKPTAPVDDLGMTDRINQNSKVQMELIRAKVEHRAGAAG; encoded by the coding sequence ATGCCCGGACACACCGACAACACGATCGTCATCGACGCCCCCGTCGACCTGGTCTGGGACATGACCAACGACCTGGAGAACTGGCCGCAGCTGTTCAGCGAGTACGCCTCCGTCGAGGTCCTCGACCGGCAGGGCGAACTGGTCCGGTTCCGGCTCACCATGCACCCCGACGAGAACGGCCAGGTGTGGAGCTGGGTCTCCGAGCGCGAGACCGACCGCGACAAGCTCGCCGTCCGGGCCCGCCGCGTCGAACCCGGCCCGTTCGAGTTCATGGAGATCCGCTGGGAGTACGAGGAGGTGCCGCAGGGCACCCGGATGCGCTGGATCCAGGACTTCGCGATGAAGCCCACCGCGCCCGTCGACGACCTCGGCATGACCGACCGGATCAACCAGAACTCCAAGGTCCAGATGGAACTCATCCGCGCCAAGGTCGAGCACCGCGCCGGAGCGGCCGGATGA
- the accD gene encoding acetyl-CoA carboxylase, carboxyltransferase subunit beta — protein sequence MAERTEPADWVRCAGCAALVYGRRWTRALHVCPDCGHHGRLSAAQRLDQLLDPGTAEEIDAVPALHDPLDFVDSRPYQDRLDQARADTGLSDAVLCAAGTVEGQPCVVAVMDFRFLGGSLGCAVGALITHAARTSLERRVPLVLVTASGGARMQEGVLSLMQMAKTAQAMAELDEAGILTVSVITDPTYGGVAASFATLADVILAEPGARMGFAGPRVIEQTTGEKLPEGFQTAEFLLAHGMVDDVVPRVGLRPVLGRLLGLRTPDGEPLPPGDGAAILRAADDLVGRDPWQNVRLARHPERPSTLDYIRRLVDDFQELHGDRLAEDCPAIVAGTGRLAGTPVVLIGHQKGGADLGERRRRNFGMAQPSGYRKAARLMRLAAKLGLPVVTLIDTPGANPGPSAETGGQAAAIAENLRLMARLPVPVVAVLIGEGGSGGALALAVADRVLVSANGTYSVISPEGCAAILWKDPQAAPTAAASLRLHPGDLLSLGVVDGIVPEPPDGAHQDHAAAADLLEAAVTAALAELIPWDPARLLADRRARFHRFGTDTGPAAADWSQS from the coding sequence GTGGCCGAGCGGACCGAACCCGCGGACTGGGTGCGCTGCGCAGGCTGCGCCGCCCTGGTCTACGGCAGACGCTGGACGCGCGCCCTGCACGTGTGCCCCGACTGCGGGCACCACGGGCGGCTCTCCGCCGCGCAGCGGCTCGACCAACTGCTCGACCCGGGCACCGCGGAGGAGATCGACGCGGTGCCCGCCCTGCACGACCCGCTGGACTTCGTCGACAGCCGCCCGTACCAGGACCGGCTCGACCAGGCCCGCGCCGACACCGGCCTGAGCGACGCCGTGCTGTGCGCCGCCGGGACGGTCGAGGGCCAGCCGTGCGTGGTCGCCGTGATGGACTTCCGCTTCCTCGGCGGCAGCCTCGGCTGCGCCGTCGGCGCGCTCATCACCCACGCCGCCCGCACCAGCCTGGAGCGGCGCGTCCCGCTGGTCCTGGTCACCGCCAGCGGCGGCGCCCGGATGCAGGAGGGCGTGCTGTCGCTGATGCAGATGGCCAAGACCGCGCAGGCGATGGCCGAACTCGACGAGGCAGGCATCCTCACCGTCTCGGTGATCACCGACCCCACCTACGGCGGGGTCGCCGCCTCCTTCGCCACCCTCGCCGACGTCATCCTCGCCGAACCCGGCGCCCGGATGGGCTTCGCCGGGCCCCGCGTCATCGAACAGACCACCGGCGAGAAACTCCCCGAGGGCTTCCAGACCGCCGAGTTCCTGCTCGCCCACGGCATGGTCGACGACGTCGTCCCCCGGGTCGGCCTGCGGCCCGTGCTCGGCCGGCTGCTCGGCCTGCGCACCCCCGACGGCGAGCCGCTGCCGCCCGGCGACGGCGCCGCCATCCTGCGCGCCGCCGACGACCTGGTCGGCCGCGACCCCTGGCAGAACGTCAGGCTCGCCCGGCACCCCGAACGCCCCAGCACCCTCGACTACATCCGCCGCCTGGTCGACGACTTCCAGGAACTGCACGGCGACCGCCTCGCCGAGGACTGCCCCGCCATCGTGGCCGGCACCGGACGCCTGGCCGGCACCCCCGTGGTGCTGATCGGCCACCAGAAGGGCGGCGCCGACCTGGGCGAACGCCGCCGCCGCAACTTCGGCATGGCCCAGCCCTCCGGCTACCGCAAGGCCGCCCGGCTGATGCGGCTCGCCGCGAAGCTCGGGCTGCCCGTGGTCACCCTGATCGACACCCCCGGCGCCAACCCCGGCCCCTCCGCGGAGACCGGCGGACAGGCCGCCGCGATCGCCGAGAACCTCCGGCTGATGGCCCGGCTGCCCGTCCCCGTGGTCGCCGTGCTGATCGGCGAGGGCGGCAGCGGCGGCGCCCTCGCGCTGGCCGTCGCCGACCGGGTGCTGGTCTCCGCCAACGGCACCTACTCGGTGATCAGCCCCGAGGGCTGCGCCGCCATCCTGTGGAAGGACCCGCAGGCCGCGCCGACCGCCGCCGCCTCGTTGCGGCTGCACCCCGGCGACCTGCTCAGCCTCGGCGTCGTCGACGGCATCGTCCCCGAACCGCCCGACGGCGCCCACCAGGACCACGCCGCCGCCGCCGACCTGCTGGAGGCCGCCGTCACCGCGGCCCTGGCCGAACTGATCCCCTGGGACCCGGCCCGGCTGCTCGCCGACCGCCGCGCCCGCTTCCACCGCTTCGGCACCGACACCGGCCCGGCCGCGGCAGATTGGAGCCAGTCATGA